One Solanum lycopersicum chromosome 4, SLM_r2.1 DNA window includes the following coding sequences:
- the LOC101263014 gene encoding disease resistance protein RPP13-like, which produces MADAFVSFAVQKLGDFLIQEINLRLSLRDDIQWLRNELLFMQSFLRDAELKQCGDQRVQQWVFEINSIANDAVAILETYSFEAGKRRPSRLKACACICSKEKKFYNVAKEIKSLKKKIMDISRKRETYGITNIISGDEGPSNQVTTLRRTTSYVDDHDYIFVGLQDVVETLLAQLLKEEPRRTVLSIYGMGGLGKTTLARNLYRSPRIVNTFPTRAWICVSQEYNTMDLLKTIIKSIQGCTMGTLGLLEKMDERDLENHLRDLLKERKYLVVVDDIWQREAWESLKRAFPDGEKGSRVIITTRKEDVAERADDRGFVHKLRFLSQEESWDLFCRKLLDVRAMVPEMESLAEDMVEKCRGLPLAIVVLSGLLSHKKGLNEWKKVKDHLWKNIKEDKFIEISNILSLSYNDLSTALKQCFLYFGIFPEDKVVKVDNIIWLWMAEGFIPRRGVERMEDVAEGFLNELIRRSLVQVANTFWEKVTECRVHDLLHDLAIQKALEVNFFDIYDPTSHSISSSCIRHGIHNQGERYLSLDLSNLKLRSIMFYDPGFHKMSLINFRSVFQYLYVLYLDILGATIPDVIGSLYHLKLLSLSCIHYIPSSIGNLKNLQTLVVVAGAYSFQLPPETTDLINLRHLVVRCIKPLVHINKLTNLQVLQGIQCDQWKDIDPVDLVNLRELSMSGIDKSYSLNNINSLKNLDTLKLFCGFDESFPSLEFVIHCEKLQKLYLNGSIEKLPNLFSNSITMMTLTDSKLTQDPMLILGMLPNLRNLQLKEAYFGKEIICSDNSFCQLQFLQLEYLRNLETWRLGTNAMPLIKGLCIDHCPNLKEIPERMKRVELLKRTSKWSS; this is translated from the coding sequence atggctGATGCGTTTGTGTCATTTGCAGTTCAAAAATTGGGTGATTTCCTTATACAGGAAATTAACCTACGTTTAAGTCTAAGAGATGATATACAGTGGCTGCGAAACGAGCTTCTCTTCATGCAGTCTTTCCTCAGAGATGCAGAACTAAAGCAATGTGGAGATCAAAGAGTTCAACAATGGGTGTTTGAGATCAACTCCATTGCTAATGATGCTGTTGCTATACTCGAAACTTATAGCTTCGAGGCTGGTAAACGTCGTCCTAGTCGTCTCAAGGCTTGCGCCTGCATATGTAGCAAGGAGAAGAAATTCTACAATGTCGCCAAGGAGATCAAATCactcaagaaaaaaatcatGGATATCTCTCGCAAACGAGAGACTTATGGTATTACGAATATCATTTCAGGAGATGAAGGGCCAAGTAATCAGGTTACAACATTGAGGAGAACTACCTCATATGTCGATGACCACGATTACATTTTTGTTGGTCTTCAGGATGTTGTAGAAACATTGCTAGCTCAACTTCTCAAAGAAGAGCCTCGTCGAACCGTTCTCTCCATTTATGGAATGGGCGGATTAGGCAAGACCACTCTTGCAAGAAACCTCTACAGAAGTCCTCGTATAGTCAATACCTTCCCTACACGTGCTTGGATATGTGTTTCTCAAGAGTACAACACAATGGATCTTCTTAAGACTATCATAAAATCCATCCAAGGTTGCACCATGGGAACTCTAGGATTGTTGGAAAAGATGGATGAAAGAGATCTAGAAAATCACCTTCGTGATCTACTGAAAGAACGCAAATACCTTGTAGTGGTTGATGATATATGGCAGAGAGAAGCATGGGAAAGTTTGAAAAGAGCATTCCCGGATGGCGAGAAGGGCAGCAGAGTCATTATTACCACGCGCAAAGAGGATGTTGCTGAAAGAGCAGACGACAGAGGTTTTGTTCATAAACTTCGTTTCCTAAGCCAAGAAGAAAGTTGGGATCTCTTTTGCAGGAAACTACTTGATGTTCGAGCAATGGTTCCAGAAATGGAAAGTCTAGCTGAGGATATGGTGGAAAAGTGTAGAGGCTTACCTCTTGCGATTGTTGTATTGAGCGGACTACTTTCGCATAAAAAGGGGCTAAACGAATGGAAAAAGGTGAAAGATCACCTTTGGAAGAACATTAAAGAAGATAAATTTATTGAAATCTCCAACATACTATCATTAAGCTACAATGATTTGTCAACTGCGCTCAAGCAGTGTTTTCTCTACTTTGGTATTTTTCCAGAAGATAAAGTGGTCAAGGTTGATAACATAATATGGTTGTGGATGGCGGAGGGTTTCATACCCAGAAGAGGAGTAGAAAGAATGGAGGATGTCGCTGAAGGCTTCTTGAATGAGCTGATAAGAAGAAGCTTGGTTCAAGTGGCAAATACATTTTGGGAAAAAGTTACTGAATGTAGGGTTCATGATTTACTCCATGATCTTGCGATACAAAAGGCATTGGAAGTAAACTTCTTTGACATTTATGATCCAACAAGCCACTCCATATCTTCTTCATGTATCAGACATGGCATACATAATCAAGGAGAAAGGTACCTCTCACTTGATCTTTCTAACTTAAAGTTAAGGTCAATTATGTTCTATGATCCAGGTTTTCATAAGATGAGTCTTATAAACTTCAGGAGTGTGTTCCAATATCTGTATGTGTTGTACTTGGATATTCTTGGTGCAACTATACCTGATGTCATAGGAAGTTTGTACCACCTCAAGTTGTTAAGTTTGTCATGTATCCATTATATTCCCTCTTCCATTGGCAACCTGAAGAATCTGCAGACACTTGTTGTCGTAGCTGGCGCATACTCTTTCCAACTACCCCCTGAGACAACTGACCTGATAAATTTAAGACATTTAGTTGTTCGGTGTATAAAACCCCTGGTACATATAAACAAACTCACTAATCTTCAAGTTCTTCAAGGCATCCAATGTGATCAATGGAAAGATATTGATCCTGTTGATTTAGTCAATCTTCGAGAATTAAGCATGAGTGGTATTGACAAATCTTACTCTCTAAACAACATTAACAGCTTGAAAAACCTTGACACACTCAAATTGTTTTGTGGATTTGATGAATCATTCCCATCCCTTGAATTTGTAATTCATTGTGAAAAGCTCCAGAAATTGTATTTAAATGGGAGCATAGAGAAACTGCCTAATCTGTTTTCAAATTCCATCACAATGATGACTCTGACTGACTCAAAACTGACACAAGATCCGATGCTTATTTTGGGAATGTTGCCAAACCTAAGGAATCTCCAATTAAAAGAAGCTTATTTCGGAAAAGAAATAATATGCAGTGATAACAGCTTCTGTCAACTACAGTTCCTTCAACTTGAGTATCTTCGAAACCTAGAAACATGGCGTTTAGGCACAAATGCTATGCCTCTCATTAAAGGTCTTTGTATCGATCACTGTCCAAATTTAAAGGAGATTCCTGAGAGAATGAAACGCGTAGAGCTCTTGAAGAGGACTTCTAAGTGGTCTTCATAA